A stretch of Deltaproteobacteria bacterium DNA encodes these proteins:
- a CDS encoding (d)CMP kinase: MSMKDQLLITIDGPAGSGKSTLSRLLARRLSYLYLDTGALYRTFAYAVLQHGISPRDEAAVSRLCSTVKISFQMSGGELRIILDGRDVTDHVRAEEVGIAASIVSAYPAVRKELLPLQRDIGVSGGVVAEGRDMGTVVFPGADIKFYIDASPRERAGRRYRQLLGQGVDADFEEIMKWLEIRDRQDTQRDLAPLKPAKDAHILDTTDMEAADVVEVMLRIVTAHREKIKASRTVN, translated from the coding sequence ATGTCCATGAAAGACCAGCTTCTGATAACAATCGACGGACCCGCGGGGTCCGGGAAAAGCACCCTGAGCCGGCTCCTGGCCCGGCGCCTGTCGTATCTGTATCTCGATACGGGGGCTCTCTATCGGACGTTCGCTTACGCCGTGCTTCAGCACGGCATTTCTCCCCGGGATGAGGCGGCTGTCTCGCGGCTGTGTTCCACGGTGAAGATATCCTTTCAAATGAGCGGCGGTGAGCTGCGGATCATTCTTGACGGCCGGGACGTGACGGACCACGTTCGAGCGGAGGAGGTCGGCATCGCCGCGTCGATCGTGTCCGCCTACCCGGCGGTTCGGAAGGAACTCCTGCCGCTGCAGCGTGATATCGGTGTGTCCGGCGGCGTCGTTGCCGAGGGACGGGACATGGGAACCGTCGTTTTTCCCGGCGCCGACATCAAGTTCTATATCGATGCCTCTCCCCGGGAACGGGCCGGGCGGCGTTACCGGCAGCTACTGGGGCAGGGGGTCGACGCTGATTTTGAAGAGATCATGAAATGGCTTGAAATTCGGGACCGCCAGGATACTCAGCGGGACCTGGCACCCCTGAAACCCGCGAAAGATGCTCATATTCTTGATACGACGGACATGGAGGCCGCCGATGTGGTGGAGGTGATGCTCCGTATCGTCACCGCGCACCGTGAAAAAATCAAGGCAAGTCGTACCGTTAATTAG
- a CDS encoding 30S ribosomal protein S1: MVNDDTKITEHEESTAGEQREVEQEKSTEDMNFVELYEQSLQEIPVGQIVTGRVVQINDDMIMVDVGYKTEGRLDINEVKNSDGKVDLSEGDEIEVLVDRRKDDDLILSRDKAVRIKAWDDIIKTYEAGKTITGTVVSRVKGGLSVDIGFTAFLPGSQVDLYPVRDLDRYVGQTLEFQILKYDRKRNNVVLSRKTILEREKEELKKQTLETLEEGVIIEGVVKNVTDYGLFIDLGGIDGLLHITDMSWGRIRHPSECHSKDEKIRVKVLSFDREKERVSLGLKQLTENPWDSIVDRYPVESIVEGRVVSIVDYGAFVELEPGVEGLIHVSEMFWTKKIKHPSKVVSPGDTIHVMVLDVDMDSKRISLGLKQTLPNPWEELREKYPPGSIVAGKVRNITDFGVFVGVDGDIDGLIHVSDISWRKRVRHPSEFFKKGQEIEAVVINVDVENEKFSLGVKQLEKNPWEELAEKYGIDAVVSGKVTNVTDFGIFVEIEEGIEGLVHISELSQKRVKSSKDLYTVGDVVSAVIKNIDVENQKVGLSIKDFEASTEDSSQKRYVNNDKKVVSNLGDILSGMKQL; this comes from the coding sequence ATGGTTAACGATGATACCAAAATAACCGAACATGAAGAAAGCACTGCCGGCGAGCAGAGGGAGGTGGAACAGGAAAAAAGCACCGAAGATATGAATTTCGTCGAACTCTATGAACAGAGCCTGCAGGAAATACCGGTCGGCCAGATCGTAACGGGGCGGGTGGTACAGATCAACGATGATATGATCATGGTCGATGTCGGATATAAGACCGAGGGGCGGCTCGATATCAATGAGGTGAAGAACAGCGATGGTAAGGTCGACCTGTCGGAGGGCGATGAAATAGAGGTCCTCGTTGACCGTCGAAAAGACGACGACCTGATCCTTTCCCGCGATAAAGCGGTTCGCATAAAAGCCTGGGATGACATAATCAAGACATATGAAGCCGGGAAAACGATCACGGGCACTGTTGTAAGCCGCGTCAAGGGCGGCCTGTCCGTTGATATCGGCTTTACGGCCTTCCTGCCCGGCTCCCAGGTCGATCTCTACCCGGTCCGTGATCTTGACCGGTACGTGGGGCAGACCCTTGAATTCCAGATACTCAAATATGACCGGAAGAGGAACAACGTGGTCCTTTCCCGCAAGACCATACTGGAACGGGAGAAGGAGGAGCTGAAGAAACAGACGCTCGAGACCCTCGAAGAAGGCGTCATCATCGAGGGAGTCGTTAAAAATGTAACGGATTACGGCCTTTTTATAGATCTTGGCGGCATAGACGGCCTGCTCCACATTACCGATATGTCCTGGGGCAGGATACGCCATCCTTCGGAGTGTCACTCCAAGGATGAAAAGATACGGGTGAAGGTTCTCAGCTTCGACCGCGAGAAGGAGCGGGTTTCTCTGGGGCTGAAACAACTGACGGAAAATCCCTGGGATTCCATTGTAGATCGCTATCCCGTCGAGTCCATTGTTGAGGGGCGGGTGGTCAGTATCGTCGACTACGGCGCCTTTGTCGAACTGGAACCGGGCGTTGAAGGGCTGATCCATGTGTCAGAGATGTTCTGGACAAAAAAGATCAAGCATCCCTCAAAGGTCGTATCCCCCGGTGATACGATACACGTCATGGTCCTTGACGTGGATATGGACAGCAAGAGGATATCCCTTGGCTTGAAACAGACATTGCCCAATCCCTGGGAGGAGTTGCGCGAGAAATATCCTCCCGGAAGCATTGTGGCGGGCAAGGTCAGGAATATTACCGATTTCGGCGTGTTCGTCGGTGTGGACGGCGATATCGACGGCCTGATCCATGTGTCCGACATATCCTGGCGGAAGCGGGTACGGCATCCCTCGGAATTCTTCAAGAAGGGCCAGGAGATAGAAGCGGTCGTCATCAATGTCGATGTGGAGAACGAGAAATTCTCCCTGGGTGTGAAGCAGCTTGAAAAGAACCCCTGGGAGGAGCTCGCGGAAAAGTACGGTATTGATGCCGTGGTCTCAGGCAAAGTGACGAACGTGACCGACTTCGGCATATTCGTGGAGATCGAGGAAGGTATCGAAGGCCTTGTACACATATCGGAATTGAGCCAGAAGCGGGTGAAATCGTCGAAGGATCTCTATACCGTTGGT